In one Flavobacteriales bacterium genomic region, the following are encoded:
- the ftsY gene encoding signal recognition particle-docking protein FtsY — MALFGLFGRKKEAAQAEAERKDLDSGLERSREGFFGKLTRAIAGKSTVDEEVLDNLEEVLVGSDVGVETTLRIIDRIQQRVKRDKYVGTGELNALLREEIAALMKDPAPMDPAVKPYVIMVVGVNGVGKTTTIGKLAHAFKKEGRSVLLGAADTFRAAAVDQLTIWSQRVGVPIVSQGMNADPAAVAYDAVESAKAKGADVVIIDTAGRLHNKVGLMNELTKIRNVMRKVVPDAPHEVLLVLDASTGQNAIEQAKQFTKATDVTALALTKIDGTAKGGVAIGISDQFSIPIKYLGVGEGIDHLQVFDKRAFVDALFKA; from the coding sequence ATGGCATTGTTCGGACTCTTCGGAAGGAAGAAGGAAGCGGCCCAGGCCGAGGCTGAACGGAAGGACCTGGACAGCGGGCTGGAGCGCTCGCGCGAGGGCTTCTTCGGCAAGCTCACGCGCGCCATCGCCGGCAAGAGCACGGTGGATGAGGAGGTGCTCGACAACCTGGAGGAGGTGCTTGTGGGGAGCGACGTGGGCGTGGAGACCACCCTGCGCATCATCGACCGCATCCAGCAGCGCGTGAAGCGCGACAAATACGTGGGCACGGGCGAGCTCAATGCCCTGCTGCGCGAGGAGATCGCCGCGCTGATGAAGGATCCCGCACCCATGGACCCGGCGGTGAAGCCCTACGTGATCATGGTGGTGGGCGTGAACGGCGTGGGCAAGACCACGACGATCGGCAAGCTGGCGCACGCCTTCAAGAAGGAGGGCCGCAGCGTGCTGCTGGGCGCCGCCGACACCTTCCGAGCCGCCGCCGTGGACCAGCTCACCATCTGGAGCCAGCGCGTGGGCGTGCCCATCGTGTCGCAGGGCATGAACGCCGACCCGGCCGCCGTGGCCTACGATGCCGTGGAGAGCGCCAAGGCGAAGGGCGCCGACGTGGTGATCATCGACACCGCCGGGCGCCTGCACAACAAGGTGGGCCTCATGAACGAGCTCACCAAGATCCGCAACGTGATGCGCAAGGTGGTGCCCGATGCGCCCCATGAGGTGCTGCTGGTGCTCGACGCCAGCACCGGCCAGAACGCCATCGAGCAGGCGAAGCAGTTCACCAAGGCCACGGACGTCACCGCACTGGCCCTCACCAAGATCGACGGCACCGCCAAGGGCGGCGTGGCCATCGGCATCAGCGACCAGTTCAGCATCCCCATCAAGTACCTCGGGGTGGGCGAGGGCATCGACCACCTGCAGGTCTTCGACAAGCGCGCCTTCGTGGATGCGCTGTTCAAGGCGTGA
- the rpmB gene encoding 50S ribosomal protein L28: MSKVCQITGKKVITGHKVSHSNIKTKRTFAPNLQDRKFFIPQENKWVTLRVSTAGMRTINKIGIAEALKRARAKGFLSA, translated from the coding sequence ATGTCCAAAGTCTGCCAAATCACCGGCAAGAAGGTCATCACCGGCCACAAGGTGTCGCACTCGAACATCAAGACCAAGCGCACCTTCGCCCCCAACCTCCAGGACCGCAAGTTCTTCATCCCCCAGGAGAACAAGTGGGTGACCCTGCGCGTGAGCACCGCCGGCATGCGCACCATCAACAAGATCGGCATCGCCGAGGCCCTCAAGCGCGCCCGCGCAAAGGGCTTCCTCAGCGCCTGA
- the rpmG gene encoding 50S ribosomal protein L33, with the protein MAKKGNRVQVILECTEHKTSGQPGTSRYVTTKNRKNTSERIELKKYNPILRKMTVHKEIK; encoded by the coding sequence ATGGCCAAGAAAGGGAACCGCGTACAGGTGATCCTGGAATGCACCGAGCACAAGACCTCGGGCCAGCCCGGCACCAGCCGCTACGTCACCACCAAGAACCGCAAGAACACCTCCGAGCGCATCGAGTTGAAGAAGTACAACCCGATCCTGCGGAAGATGACCGTTCACAAAGAGATCAAGTAA
- a CDS encoding methyltransferase domain-containing protein: MRDPATGEFRLNLRRTYPGSFYIAELQRKAYLPLLQAHLRGALLDIGCGPAPYYEVYAPLTTESMCVDYPGSVHGLDNLDLQLDLNAADRLPFPDGRFDSVLATDMIPHIQRPDAFMRELARVLKPGGKLIITSTFINWIGEYPYEYSHPTGPGLRWLAEQAGLEVQHLESFGGHADVLMDTLNKFFPSGWGNRFFRAFAWAVERTGWPARNRKRTRDRYALGNAMVAYKP; encoded by the coding sequence GTGAGGGACCCTGCCACCGGCGAATTCCGGCTCAACCTGCGCCGCACCTATCCGGGATCGTTCTATATCGCTGAGCTTCAGCGCAAAGCCTACCTGCCGCTGCTCCAGGCGCACCTGCGGGGGGCGCTGCTCGACATCGGTTGCGGCCCGGCGCCCTACTACGAGGTGTATGCGCCCCTCACCACCGAATCCATGTGCGTGGACTACCCCGGATCGGTGCATGGGCTGGATAACCTCGACCTCCAGCTCGACCTGAACGCGGCGGACCGCCTGCCCTTCCCCGATGGCCGCTTCGACTCCGTGCTGGCCACGGACATGATCCCGCACATCCAGCGCCCGGATGCCTTCATGCGGGAGCTGGCGCGCGTGCTGAAGCCCGGCGGCAAGCTCATCATCACCAGCACCTTCATCAACTGGATCGGCGAGTATCCCTACGAATACAGCCACCCCACCGGCCCGGGGCTGCGCTGGCTGGCGGAGCAGGCCGGCCTGGAGGTGCAGCACCTGGAGTCGTTCGGCGGGCATGCCGATGTGCTCATGGACACCCTGAACAAGTTCTTCCCGAGCGGCTGGGGGAACCGGTTCTTCCGGGCCTTCGCCTGGGCGGTGGAACGCACCGGATGGCCCGCACGCAACCGCAAGCGCACGCGCGACCGCTACGCGCTGGGCAATGCCATGGTGGCCTACAAGCCTTAG
- a CDS encoding DUF4295 family protein, with protein sequence MAKKTVATLKKADAKTFTKVIRMVKKDTGGYAFVEQVLPTDEADKLLAGK encoded by the coding sequence ATGGCAAAGAAGACCGTTGCTACCCTGAAGAAGGCGGATGCCAAGACCTTCACCAAGGTCATCCGCATGGTGAAGAAGGACACCGGCGGCTACGCCTTCGTGGAGCAGGTGCTGCCCACCGACGAGGCGGACAAGCTCCTCGCCGGAAAGTGA